One window from the genome of Lacerta agilis isolate rLacAgi1 chromosome 16, rLacAgi1.pri, whole genome shotgun sequence encodes:
- the IDH3G gene encoding isocitrate dehydrogenase [NAD] subunit gamma, mitochondrial, with protein sequence MAASAILYTGRQLWRPALLASRSVQALTDGSRRNVASQQTIPPPAKYGGRHTVTMIPGDGIGPELMLHVKEVFRHACVPVDFEEVLVSAEGSEEDMKNALMAIRRNRVALKGNIETNHNLPPSHISRNNIMRTNLDLFANVIHCKSLRGVATRHHDIDILIVRENTEGEYSSLEHESVPGVVESLKIITRTKSLRIAEYAFKLAHEAGRKKVTAVHKANIMKLGDGLFLQCCKEVAAGFPDITFESMIVDNTTMQLVSRPQQFDVMVMPNLYGNIVNNVCAGLVGGPGLVPGANYGRDYAVFETATRNTGKSIAGKNIANPTAMLLASCMMLDHLKLHNHASIIRKAVLTSMDVAETHTPDIGGQGTTSVAVQSILQQIKKSNPNLAQ encoded by the exons ATGGCAGCTTCGGCAATTTTGTACACTGGCAGGCAGCTTTGGAGACCAGCCTTGTTAGCGTCCCGCTCG GTGCAGGCTCTAACAGATGGCAGTCGCAGGAATGTGGCCTCG CAACAGACTATT CCTCCACCAGCCAAATATGGGGGACGCCATACTGTGACAATGATTCCTGGAGATGGGATTGGGCCGGAGCTTATGCTTCATGTCAAGGAGGTGTTCAG gcatgcctgtgtgcctgtggactTTGAGGAAGTTCTGGTGAGCGCAGAGGGATCTGAAGAGGACATGAAGAATGCTCTCATGGCCATCCGGCGCAACCGTGTGGCCCTCAAAG GAAATATCGAGACGAACCATAACTTACCACCTTCTCACATTTCCCGGAACAACATAATGCG CACAAATCTGGATCTGTTTGCTAATGTGATTCACTGCAAGAGCCTTCGAGGAGTGGCAACCAGGCACCATGACATCGACATACTCATAGTCCGAGAGAACACAGAGGGAGAATACAGCAGCCTGGAGCATGAG AGCGTCCCTGGTGTAGTGGAGAGCCTGAAGATCATCACAAGGACCAAGTCGCTGCGCATCGCAGAATACGCCTTCAAGCTGGCGCATGAAGCTGGGCGCAAGAAGGTGACCGCCGTCCACAAGGCAAACATCAT GAAACTGGGTGATGGCCTTTTCCTGCAGTGCTGCAAAGAGGTGGCAGCTGGCTTCCCAGACATCACATTTGAGAGCATGATTGTTGACAACACTACTATGCAG TTGGTGTCTCGCCCACAGCAGTTTGATGTCATGGTTATGCCTAACCTCTACGGCAACATCGTCAACAACGTTTGTGCTGGACTGGTTGGGGGCCCGGGCCTGGTGCCAGGTGCCAATTACGGGCGTGATTATGCAGTTTTTGAAACG gcCACGCGCAATACTGGCAAGAGCATTGCTGGCAAGAACATTGCCAACCCCACAGCCATGCTGCTCGCCAGCTGCATGATGCTGGACCACCTCAA ACTGCACAACCATGCATCAATTATCCGCAAGGCAGTTCTGACCTCTATGGACGTAGCAGAA ACTCACACACCAGATATTGGGGGCCAGGGTACAACCTCTGTGGCTGTTCAGTCCATCCTGCAACAGATCAAAAAATCTAACCCGAACCTGGCACAG TGA
- the RPL10 gene encoding 60S ribosomal protein L10 yields MGRRPARCYRYCKNKPYPKSRFCRGVPDPKIRIFDLGRKKAKVDEFPLCGHMVSDEYEQLSSEALEAARICANKYMVKSCGKDGFHIRVRLHPFHVIRINKMLSCAGADRLQTGMRGAFGKPQGTVARVHIGQVIMSIRTKVQNKEHVIEALRRAKFKFPGRQKIHISKKWGFTKFNADEFEDMVAEKRLIPDGCGVKYIPNRGPLDKWRALHAA; encoded by the exons ATGGGCCGCCGACCCGCGCGCTG TTATCGATACTGCAAGAATAAGCCTTACCCCAAGTCCCGTTTCTGTAGAGGTGTTCCTG ATCCCAAGATCAGGATTTTTGACCTGGGCAGGAAGAAGGCCAAGGTTGATGAGTTCCCACTCTGTGGGCACATGGTGTCAGATGAATATGAGCAGCTTTCATCAGAAG ctctAGAGGCCGCCCGTATCTGTGCCAACAAATACATGGTGAAAAGTTGTGGCAAGGATGGCTTTCACATTCGTGTGCGCCTGCACCCCTTCCATGTCATCCGCATCAACAAGATGTTGTCATGTGCTGGAGCTGATAG ACTCCAGACAGGGATGCGTGGAGCCTTTGGTAAGCCTCAGGGCACTGTGGCCCGTGTGCATATCGGCCAGGTCATCATGTCCATCCGTACCAAGGTGCAGAACAAGGAACATGTCATTGAAGCACTGCGCAGAGCCAAGTTCAAGTTCCCTGGTCGCCAGAAG ATCCACATTTCCAAGAAATGGGGCTTCACCAAATTCAATGCTGATGAGTTTGAGGACATGGTGGCTGAGAAGCGCCTTATTCCTGATGGCTGTGGAGTGAAATACATCCCCAACAGAGGCCCTCTGGACAAGTGGCGTGCATTGCATGCAGCATAA